The Strix aluco isolate bStrAlu1 chromosome 19, bStrAlu1.hap1, whole genome shotgun sequence genome contains a region encoding:
- the CHCHD2 gene encoding coiled-coil-helix-coiled-coil-helix domain-containing protein 2, which yields MPRGGRSRTSRVAPPASRAPQMRAASPAPAARAPVPAAAPASAVAAPAPKQPGLMAQMATTAAGVAVGSAVGHTIGHALTGGFGGGSSSEAARPDITYQEPQAAQPAYQQQSQFAPCQYEMKQFLECAQNQTDLKLCEGFSEVLKQCRFANGLA from the exons ATGCCGAGGGGCGGCCGGAGCCGCACGTCCCGCGTGGCGCCCCCCGCCAG TCGGGCACCACAAATGAGAGCTGCATCACCGGCACCTGCTGCTCGGGCACCTGTCCCAGCAGCGGCACCAGCTTCTGCGGTGGCTGCTCCTGCACCGAAGCAGCCTGGTCTGATGGCACAGATGGCTACAACTGCCGCTGGAGTTGCTGTAGGCTCTGCTGTAGGCCATACCATAGGTCATGCGCTTACAGGAGGGTTTGGTGGAGGAAGCAGCTCTGAAGCTGCGAGGCCTGATATTACTTATCAG GAGCCCCAGGCAGCTCAGCCTGCCTACCAGCAGCAGTCGCAGTTTGCTCCTTGCCAGTATGAAATGAAGCAATTCCTGGAGTGCGCGCAGAACCAGACTGACCTCAAGCTGTGCGAGGGCTTCAGTGAGGTACTGAAGCAGTGCAGGTTTGCTAATG GTTTAGCCTAA